A region of Anopheles merus strain MAF chromosome 2R, AmerM5.1, whole genome shotgun sequence DNA encodes the following proteins:
- the LOC121590334 gene encoding uncharacterized protein LOC121590334 has protein sequence MNPVVRSVLAVVLIGVVAAATEDYQSQSLRAIVRVYDECSKAETGFSPCLKKRAITFIDRLSRVDALALGDLKIVRNERAAAEPTKPLTEAELEQSLPRGLEARDEALTSMLLEKVAGIFSSRTVQVTLPKLSSEELGRGLEEGRGKMKKMMSMMIMGFMMKMAAMVPVAIAGLYLLAGKALIVSKIALLLAGIIGLKKLVASKQQHGSGWSSGGSGHGGWDRRSADAAAIAQNMAYSAYAKNQA, from the exons ATGAATCCCGTAGTGCGTTCCGTTCTAGCCGTCGTGCTGATCGGTGTGGTTGCGGCCGCCACCGAGGACTATCAGAGCCAGAGCCTGCGGGCGATTGTGCGGGTGTACGACGAGTGCTCGAAGGCGGAAACtggcttcagcccgtgcctgaAGAAGCGTGCCATCACCTTCATCGACCGGCTGTCCCGCGTCGATGCGTTGGCACTCGGTGATCTGAAGATTGTGCGTAACGAGCGGGCGGCGGCCGAGCCGACCAAACCGCTGACCGAGGCCGAGCTGGAGCAGAGCTTGCCGCGCGGACTGGAGGCACGGGATGAGGCGCTCACCAGCATGCTGCTCGAGAAGGTTGCGGGCATTTTCAGCAGCCGCACGGTGCAGGTGACCCTGCCGAAGCTGTCCAGCGAGGAGCTCGGCCGTGGCCTGGAGGAAG GCCGCGGTAAGATGAAGAAGATGATGAGCATGATGATCATGGGCTTCATGATGAAGATGGCCGCCATGGTGCCGGTGGCGATCGCCGGGCTCTACCTGCTCGCCGGCAAGGCGCTGATCGTGTCCAAGATCGCTCTCCTGCTGGCCGGTATCATCGGGCTGAAGAAGCTGGTCgccagcaagcagcagcacggtAGCGGCTGGTCGAGCGGCGGCTCCGGACACGGCGGCTGGGATCGACGATCGGCCGATGCTGCGGCGATCGCTCAGAATATGGCGTACAGTGCCTATGCTAAGAACCAGGCGTGA